A genomic segment from Nitrospira sp. encodes:
- a CDS encoding Alcohol dehydrogenase: MRIQAMAAKNPGDELEPWTYEQPILGPFDCLLRVLACGLCSSDLHMIDNHWGMSRYPLVPGHEVIGEVVEIGSRVTKLSVGDRVGVGWQRSACFECHDCLKGSEHCCNHGYQALLADGYGGFADHMTADSRFCFRIPDGLPTEQAGPLLCGGITVYSALCGAGMTASQASQEIGVIGLGGLGHLAIQFAAKSGHRVTVFTSSEDKAAAASRLGAHRTILTQPDGRPAAGPDRPLDLLISTVPSQLPWGAYVELIRHGGALTFVGVPPGPSTLPLDALIPTRRRLLTSSIAGRPMIRETLEVASRIGVQPVIETFPLAEVNHAIRRLRDGRIRYRAVLMLDQSR; the protein is encoded by the coding sequence ATGCGCATTCAAGCCATGGCCGCGAAAAACCCCGGCGATGAATTGGAGCCCTGGACCTACGAACAGCCCATCCTCGGTCCCTTCGACTGTCTGCTGCGCGTCCTGGCCTGTGGGTTGTGTAGCAGCGACTTGCATATGATCGACAACCACTGGGGCATGTCCCGGTACCCGCTCGTGCCGGGACACGAAGTGATCGGCGAGGTCGTGGAGATCGGCTCACGGGTCACCAAGCTTTCCGTCGGCGACCGCGTCGGGGTCGGGTGGCAGCGTTCGGCCTGCTTTGAGTGCCATGATTGTCTGAAAGGCAGCGAGCATTGCTGCAATCATGGGTATCAAGCCCTTCTCGCAGACGGCTACGGCGGCTTTGCGGACCACATGACGGCGGACAGCCGGTTTTGTTTTCGCATCCCAGACGGGCTCCCGACCGAGCAGGCCGGCCCGCTGCTCTGCGGTGGAATCACGGTCTATTCGGCCCTGTGCGGTGCCGGCATGACCGCCAGTCAGGCGTCTCAAGAGATCGGCGTCATCGGACTCGGCGGCCTCGGGCACCTCGCGATTCAGTTCGCGGCCAAATCGGGGCATCGCGTGACAGTCTTCACGTCCAGCGAGGACAAAGCCGCCGCCGCGTCACGCTTGGGCGCTCACCGCACGATCCTCACGCAACCAGACGGCCGCCCCGCCGCGGGTCCGGATCGACCTCTCGATCTGCTGATCAGCACGGTGCCGAGTCAGCTTCCGTGGGGTGCCTATGTCGAGCTGATCCGGCACGGAGGCGCGTTGACGTTCGTGGGTGTCCCACCCGGGCCGTCCACGCTCCCGCTGGACGCCCTGATTCCGACCCGTCGTCGATTGCTCACCAGCTCGATTGCCGGTCGTCCGATGATTCGGGAGACGCTGGAAGTCGCCTCGCGCATCGGAGTACAACCTGTCATCGAAACCTTCCCGTTGGCCGAGGTCAATCACGCCATCCGGCGGTTACGCGACGGCCGAATCCGCTACCGTGCGGTGTTGATGCTCGATCAAAGTCGATGA